In one Sulfuricella sp. genomic region, the following are encoded:
- the fnr gene encoding fumarate/nitrate reduction transcriptional regulator Fnr, which translates to MQQKAHKLFADIVDVRYPKPACSACDLRELWCLPSGLKGPQSQQLDNIINRRKRVKRGEHLYRSGDPFRSLYALRTGFFKTVLSSENGQDLVTGFHMNGDLLGLDAICDDSHCCNAIALEDSEICEIPYPALENLCREIPALQHHFHKIMSREIARDHDLMALLSSMNADERIAAFLINLSQRFETRGYSPVQFQLRMTRGEIGSYLGLKLETVSRTLSKLQEEGTIGVKNKHLTLNDLPRLKQIVGRGTRLCKN; encoded by the coding sequence ATGCAACAGAAAGCACACAAGCTGTTTGCCGATATCGTTGATGTGCGTTACCCCAAACCCGCCTGCTCTGCCTGCGATCTGCGCGAGCTGTGGTGCCTCCCCTCCGGACTCAAGGGACCGCAATCCCAGCAACTGGACAACATTATCAACCGCCGCAAGCGGGTCAAGCGCGGCGAACATCTCTACCGCTCTGGCGATCCATTCCGCTCACTCTATGCCCTGCGCACCGGCTTTTTCAAGACCGTCCTGAGCAGCGAGAATGGTCAGGATCTTGTCACCGGGTTTCACATGAATGGCGATCTGCTGGGTCTGGATGCCATCTGCGACGACAGTCACTGTTGCAATGCCATTGCCCTGGAAGATAGCGAAATCTGCGAAATTCCCTATCCGGCACTGGAAAACTTGTGCCGGGAAATTCCCGCCCTGCAACACCACTTCCACAAAATCATGAGCCGCGAGATTGCGCGCGACCATGACCTGATGGCACTGCTTTCAAGCATGAACGCGGATGAGCGCATTGCCGCCTTTCTGATCAACTTGTCCCAGCGCTTCGAGACACGCGGCTATTCGCCGGTCCAGTTCCAGCTGCGCATGACGCGCGGTGAAATCGGCAGCTACCTCGGGCTCAAACTGGAGACTGTCAGCCGAACCCTGTCGAAGCTTCAGGAAGAAGGCACGATTGGCGTGAAGAACAAGCACCTCACTCTCAATGACCTGCCCCGCCTGAAGCAGATCGTCGGACGCGGCACCCGCCTCTGCAAGAACTGA
- the tsaE gene encoding tRNA (adenosine(37)-N6)-threonylcarbamoyltransferase complex ATPase subunit type 1 TsaE yields MKPAQASNMELSRYLADENSTLELGAELALALHPGLVIYLSGDLGAGKTTLVRAILRGLGYEGKVKSPTYTLVELYVVSSLNLYHFDLYRFADPEEWEGSGFREYFNPAAVCLVEWPEKASGFLPPADVEIQFQIQDDGRDVVLMAVSEAGRQCLNRLQNMNNL; encoded by the coding sequence ATGAAACCTGCACAAGCATCCAATATGGAATTGTCGCGATACCTCGCGGATGAAAACAGCACCCTTGAACTGGGTGCGGAACTGGCTCTGGCGCTGCATCCGGGGTTGGTCATCTATCTCTCCGGAGACCTCGGTGCAGGGAAAACCACCCTGGTCCGTGCCATTCTACGCGGGCTGGGTTATGAGGGAAAAGTAAAAAGCCCGACCTACACACTGGTTGAACTTTACGTTGTTTCTAGTTTAAACTTATACCACTTTGATTTATATAGATTCGCCGATCCGGAAGAATGGGAAGGGTCGGGGTTTCGGGAATATTTCAATCCGGCCGCCGTATGTCTGGTGGAATGGCCGGAAAAAGCCTCGGGTTTTTTGCCCCCGGCAGACGTGGAAATTCAGTTCCAGATCCAGGATGACGGACGGGATGTGGTGCTGATGGCGGTATCGGAGGCAGGCAGGCAATGTTTAAACCGGCTTCAGAACATGAACAACCTCTGA
- the ccoN gene encoding cytochrome-c oxidase, cbb3-type subunit I: MEAQATYNYKVVRQFSIMTVVWGIVGMLVGVIIAAQLVWPDLTFGISYLSYGRLRPLHTNAVIFAFGGSALFATSYYVVQRTCHARLFSDGLAAFTFWGWQVVILLAAITLPLGITSSKEYAELEWPIDILITLVWVSYAVVFFGTIMKRKTSHIYVANWFFGAFILTVALLHLVNSAALPVSLWKSYSAYAGVQDAMVQWWYGHNAVGFFLTAGFLGMMYYFVPKQAGRPVYSYRLSVVHFWALIFTYMWAGPHHLHYTALPDWTQSIGMLFSLILLAPSWGGMINGIMTLSGAWHKLRTDPILKFLVTSLSFYGMSTFEGPMMAIKSVNALSHYTNWTVGHVHSGALGWVAMVSIGCIYYLIPRLFGREQMYSIKLITAHFWIATIGVVLYIAAMWIAGVAEGLMWRAVNPDGTLTYSFAEAVKMTYPFLAIRLLGGLMFLSGMLIMAYNVFKTVAGAKAVNDAAIPAVAGAHA, encoded by the coding sequence ATGGAAGCGCAAGCCACATATAATTACAAGGTGGTACGGCAATTCTCCATCATGACGGTGGTGTGGGGAATTGTCGGCATGCTTGTAGGCGTGATTATTGCCGCTCAGCTGGTCTGGCCGGATCTCACATTCGGGATCTCATACTTGTCATATGGCCGTTTGCGACCGCTACATACCAACGCAGTGATTTTTGCCTTTGGCGGGTCGGCACTTTTTGCGACCTCCTATTATGTTGTGCAGCGCACCTGTCATGCCCGGCTTTTCAGTGACGGACTTGCAGCCTTTACCTTCTGGGGATGGCAGGTCGTGATTCTGCTGGCAGCTATTACCCTGCCGCTGGGGATTACCTCTTCCAAGGAATATGCTGAACTGGAGTGGCCGATCGACATCCTCATCACCCTGGTGTGGGTCAGTTACGCCGTCGTGTTCTTTGGCACCATCATGAAGCGTAAAACGTCGCACATTTATGTGGCAAACTGGTTCTTTGGCGCTTTCATCCTGACCGTGGCGTTGCTGCACCTGGTCAATAGCGCAGCACTGCCTGTGTCCCTGTGGAAATCCTACTCCGCCTATGCCGGCGTGCAGGATGCGATGGTGCAATGGTGGTACGGCCATAACGCTGTGGGCTTCTTCCTGACTGCGGGCTTCCTCGGCATGATGTACTACTTCGTGCCCAAGCAGGCAGGCCGTCCGGTGTATTCCTACCGCCTCTCCGTGGTGCACTTCTGGGCGCTGATCTTCACTTACATGTGGGCGGGCCCGCACCATCTGCACTACACCGCCCTGCCTGACTGGACCCAATCCATCGGCATGCTGTTCTCGCTGATCCTGCTGGCGCCGTCCTGGGGCGGCATGATCAACGGCATCATGACCTTGTCCGGTGCCTGGCACAAACTGCGCACCGACCCCATCCTGAAGTTTCTGGTGACTTCGCTGTCGTTCTACGGCATGTCCACGTTCGAAGGCCCGATGATGGCCATCAAGAGCGTGAACGCGCTGTCGCACTACACGAACTGGACCGTGGGCCATGTGCACTCGGGCGCGCTGGGCTGGGTGGCGATGGTGTCGATCGGCTGTATCTACTATCTGATTCCGCGTCTCTTTGGCCGCGAACAGATGTACAGCATCAAACTCATCACCGCGCATTTCTGGATCGCGACCATCGGCGTGGTGCTGTATATCGCCGCAATGTGGATCGCCGGGGTGGCGGAAGGCCTGATGTGGCGTGCGGTCAACCCGGATGGCACGCTGACCTACAGCTTTGCCGAAGCGGTGAAAATGACCTATCCGTTCCTGGCCATCCGTTTGCTGGGCGGCCTGATGTTCCTCAGCGGCATGCTGATCATGGCCTACAACGTGTTCAAAACGGTTGCGGGCGCCAAGGCGGTGAATGATGCGGCAATTCCCGCAGTCGCCGGCGCTCACGCTTAA
- a CDS encoding cbb3-type cytochrome c oxidase subunit 3, which yields MDINDLRSIVTVVSFITFLGIVVWAFSGGRKPAFDEAARLPLDDDEFERVNVNSVPRAAEH from the coding sequence ATGGACATCAACGATCTCAGATCAATCGTGACGGTGGTGTCGTTCATTACCTTCCTCGGTATCGTTGTCTGGGCCTTCAGCGGAGGCCGCAAGCCGGCGTTCGATGAAGCAGCCAGGCTACCGCTGGACGATGATGAATTTGAACGGGTTAATGTGAATTCCGTGCCCCGGGCAGCGGAACACTAA
- a CDS encoding heavy metal translocating P-type ATPase, producing MNSPAQPDCTAGECFHCGQPIPQNARYPVEIEHVSREMCCRGCQAVARAIVDGGLADYYRHRTAKSGTAALDASEVVPEWLRQARLYDLPEVQHSFVRQEAGEVREASLILEGIVCAACVWLNEHHISSLPGVLSVEVNYSTHRARVRWDNARIQLSEILHAVAAIGYTAHPFDPGRQEQLFQKERQAALRRLFIAGIGMMQVMMYAVPMYLATGDGSMPAWIASMMRWASLVLTLPVVAYSAWPFFLGAWRDLKLRQAGMDVPVALGVGAAFLASVYSTLTGEGEVYFDSVSMFVFFLLSGRFLEMGARRKAADAAERLVKLQPAMANRLVAYPESWKDELVAVSALSLGEHVLIRPGEAVPADGLVTQGASQVDESLLTGESRPVAKDAGERLIAGTVNVDSSLVMRVDGLGQDTVLSGIVRLLDQAMAEKPALAQLADRVAGWFVLALLLIAALTGTIWYFIEPARAFWITVAVLVVSCPCALSLATPAALTAATGSLTRLGLLATRGHALETLARATHFVFDKTGTLTLGKMSLLETVPLGAFSGTQCLRIAAQLEHASEHAIARAISAAAEGDGLTLLAGETVNIPGSGVEGVVGGQRYRLGRLNFAAELCGGAVPPDALLVRNGATVVALVDESGWLALFVLGDMLRPDAADLVSGLQQRGKAVVLLSGDQEDAALQVANELGIVTVRAAMTPQGKLDYVRALQAEGAVVAMVGDGVNDAPVLAAADVSIAMGGGTQVARASADMILLSEHLLHLHAGLDVAVRTRHVIRQNLTWAFAYNMLAIPLAALGYITPWMAGIGMSASSLLVVLNALRLVQSGPGAAITVRK from the coding sequence ATGAATTCACCAGCCCAACCGGATTGTACCGCCGGGGAATGTTTCCACTGCGGTCAGCCCATTCCTCAAAATGCCCGCTACCCGGTGGAAATCGAGCATGTTTCGCGCGAAATGTGCTGCCGCGGCTGCCAGGCGGTAGCCCGGGCAATCGTGGATGGCGGGCTGGCGGATTATTACCGCCACCGCACCGCCAAATCCGGCACGGCAGCGCTGGACGCATCCGAAGTCGTGCCGGAATGGCTGCGCCAGGCCAGGCTCTACGATTTGCCGGAAGTGCAGCACAGCTTTGTGCGCCAGGAAGCAGGGGAGGTGCGTGAAGCTTCCCTGATTCTCGAAGGTATCGTCTGCGCAGCCTGTGTCTGGCTGAACGAGCATCATATTTCCAGCCTGCCGGGGGTGCTTTCGGTCGAGGTCAACTATTCCACCCATCGCGCACGGGTGCGTTGGGATAATGCGCGCATCCAGTTATCTGAAATTCTCCATGCGGTAGCAGCCATCGGCTATACCGCGCACCCCTTTGATCCCGGACGTCAGGAGCAGCTTTTTCAGAAAGAGCGCCAGGCTGCCCTGCGCCGCCTGTTTATTGCCGGCATCGGCATGATGCAGGTGATGATGTATGCAGTGCCGATGTACCTGGCCACGGGTGACGGCAGCATGCCTGCGTGGATCGCGAGCATGATGCGCTGGGCGAGCCTGGTGCTGACATTGCCTGTAGTGGCTTATTCTGCGTGGCCTTTCTTCCTGGGCGCCTGGCGTGATTTGAAATTACGTCAGGCCGGCATGGACGTGCCGGTGGCCCTGGGTGTCGGTGCCGCCTTTCTCGCCAGCGTTTATTCGACCTTGACCGGGGAAGGCGAGGTGTATTTCGACTCCGTCAGCATGTTCGTGTTTTTCCTTCTCTCCGGCCGCTTTCTCGAGATGGGGGCGCGACGCAAGGCTGCGGATGCCGCCGAGAGATTGGTCAAGCTGCAACCGGCGATGGCCAATCGTCTCGTGGCCTATCCCGAATCCTGGAAAGATGAGCTGGTGGCGGTGAGTGCTCTGAGCCTGGGCGAACATGTCCTGATCCGGCCCGGCGAGGCTGTGCCGGCAGATGGGTTGGTGACGCAGGGGGCAAGCCAGGTGGATGAATCCCTGCTGACCGGCGAAAGCAGGCCCGTTGCCAAGGATGCCGGGGAGCGCCTGATTGCGGGCACGGTCAATGTGGATAGTTCGCTGGTGATGCGTGTGGATGGTCTGGGTCAGGATACGGTGCTTTCAGGGATTGTTCGCCTGCTGGACCAGGCCATGGCCGAGAAACCGGCGCTGGCTCAATTGGCGGACCGGGTGGCGGGCTGGTTCGTGCTGGCATTGCTGCTGATTGCGGCTCTTACCGGTACGATCTGGTATTTCATCGAACCGGCGCGGGCATTCTGGATCACGGTGGCGGTTCTGGTCGTGAGCTGCCCCTGCGCCTTGTCGCTGGCCACGCCTGCCGCGCTTACGGCCGCCACCGGCAGCCTGACCCGCCTGGGTTTGTTGGCGACGCGAGGCCACGCGCTGGAAACGCTAGCCCGGGCGACACATTTCGTATTCGATAAAACGGGCACTCTGACCCTCGGCAAGATGAGCTTGCTGGAAACGGTTCCTCTTGGGGCATTTTCCGGGACGCAGTGTCTGCGGATTGCCGCTCAGCTGGAGCATGCCTCGGAACATGCCATTGCCCGCGCAATTTCCGCTGCTGCGGAAGGGGATGGCCTGACATTGCTGGCCGGCGAAACGGTCAATATTCCAGGAAGCGGGGTGGAAGGGGTCGTTGGCGGGCAGCGCTACCGCCTTGGCCGCTTGAATTTTGCCGCGGAGCTGTGTGGAGGGGCGGTGCCGCCAGACGCTTTATTGGTTCGTAACGGGGCCACGGTGGTTGCGCTTGTGGATGAGTCCGGCTGGCTGGCATTGTTTGTTCTGGGCGATATGCTGCGACCCGATGCGGCGGACCTTGTATCCGGTTTGCAGCAGCGAGGCAAAGCGGTGGTGCTGCTGTCCGGCGACCAGGAAGACGCCGCGCTGCAAGTGGCAAACGAACTGGGCATCGTGACTGTCCGGGCTGCCATGACGCCTCAGGGCAAGCTGGATTATGTGCGTGCGCTGCAAGCCGAAGGGGCTGTGGTGGCGATGGTCGGCGATGGCGTGAATGATGCGCCGGTGCTTGCGGCAGCCGATGTCTCCATCGCCATGGGAGGCGGCACCCAGGTGGCGCGAGCCAGTGCGGACATGATTCTGCTGTCGGAGCATTTGCTTCACTTGCATGCCGGTCTGGATGTTGCCGTCAGAACCCGGCACGTTATCCGTCAGAATCTGACATGGGCTTTTGCCTATAATATGCTGGCGATTCCGCTTGCTGCTCTGGGATATATTACGCCCTGGATGGCGGGTATCGGCATGTCGGCAAGTTCGCTGCTGGTGGTACTGAATGCCCTGCGCCTGGTTCAATCCGGGCCGGGCGCCGCAATAACAGTCAGGAAGTGA
- the ccoS gene encoding cbb3-type cytochrome oxidase assembly protein CcoS produces MEILYLLIPLSVVLIFLIVGIFLWAVKSRQFEDMEGPAHRILMDDDRPPPPPES; encoded by the coding sequence ATGGAAATACTTTACTTGCTGATTCCCTTGAGCGTTGTCCTGATCTTTCTGATTGTGGGCATCTTTCTGTGGGCGGTGAAGAGCAGGCAGTTTGAAGACATGGAAGGACCCGCTCACCGGATTTTGATGGATGACGATCGTCCGCCCCCGCCCCCTGAATCCTGA
- the ccoG gene encoding cytochrome c oxidase accessory protein CcoG — MQEFLQEPVLNQARNTSTSPVEDESDELYAVRKKIQPRSVSGIFARLRVWGVVLTQLVYFGLPWLTWNDRPAVLFDLLTRRFYIFGTVFFPQDFIYLTGLLIISALGLFLFTAVAGRIWCGYACPQTVYTELFMWIEQFIEGDRQKRIKLDKAEWGRRKVFLKTAKHTIWIALALWTGFTFVGYFTPIRELAVLFVSFGMGPWETFWVFFYAFATYGNAAWMREQVCLYMCPYARFQSVMFDPDTLIITYDEQRGEPRGPRRKGSDYRAGGKGACVDCGICVQVCPTGIDIRKGLQYECIGCAACIDGCNQVMDKMNYPRGLIRYSTENVMLGKFSERTMLAHVFRPRVLVYAAILVAITVALGAALYLRTPLKANIMRDRMTLVREADDGLLENVYHMQIINMDEKPHRYILTASGLEGLKVVTGEAQPLEVHAAESHTISISLRVDPNDVKPGSTPVYIQVQDVDNPAFSVSEKTSFIVR, encoded by the coding sequence ATGCAAGAATTTCTTCAGGAGCCGGTTTTGAATCAGGCAAGAAATACCTCGACCTCTCCGGTCGAGGATGAAAGCGATGAACTGTACGCAGTGCGCAAGAAAATCCAGCCACGTTCGGTGAGTGGTATTTTTGCCCGTCTGCGCGTGTGGGGCGTGGTGCTGACCCAGCTGGTCTACTTTGGCCTGCCGTGGCTGACATGGAATGACCGTCCGGCAGTGCTGTTTGATCTGCTGACGAGAAGATTTTATATTTTTGGCACGGTGTTCTTTCCCCAGGATTTTATCTACCTGACCGGCTTGCTGATTATTTCTGCCCTCGGGCTGTTTCTTTTTACTGCCGTGGCCGGGCGTATCTGGTGCGGCTATGCCTGTCCGCAGACGGTTTATACCGAGCTTTTCATGTGGATTGAACAGTTCATTGAAGGTGACCGGCAGAAGCGCATCAAGCTGGACAAGGCGGAGTGGGGCAGGCGCAAGGTTTTCCTCAAAACGGCAAAGCACACTATCTGGATTGCGCTGGCGCTGTGGACCGGTTTTACATTTGTGGGTTATTTCACGCCCATCCGGGAACTGGCTGTCTTGTTCGTCAGTTTTGGCATGGGGCCGTGGGAAACCTTCTGGGTGTTTTTTTATGCTTTTGCCACTTACGGCAATGCTGCCTGGATGCGAGAGCAGGTGTGCCTCTACATGTGCCCCTATGCGCGTTTCCAGAGCGTGATGTTCGATCCGGACACCCTCATTATTACTTACGATGAGCAGCGCGGTGAGCCGCGTGGGCCGCGCAGGAAAGGGTCTGACTATCGTGCCGGTGGCAAGGGCGCCTGCGTGGATTGCGGCATCTGCGTCCAGGTTTGTCCGACCGGCATCGATATCCGCAAGGGCTTGCAATACGAGTGCATTGGTTGCGCCGCCTGTATCGATGGTTGTAATCAGGTCATGGACAAGATGAACTACCCGCGTGGCCTGATCCGCTATTCAACGGAAAATGTCATGCTTGGCAAGTTTTCCGAGCGAACCATGCTGGCTCATGTGTTCCGGCCGCGCGTGCTGGTGTATGCCGCCATTCTGGTTGCCATTACGGTGGCGCTGGGCGCCGCCCTGTATCTGCGCACGCCGCTCAAGGCCAATATCATGCGTGACCGCATGACACTGGTGCGGGAGGCCGACGATGGGCTGCTGGAAAACGTCTATCACATGCAGATCATCAATATGGATGAAAAGCCGCATCGTTACATACTCACTGCTTCCGGCCTGGAGGGCTTGAAAGTGGTGACAGGTGAAGCGCAGCCTCTGGAAGTGCATGCGGCAGAATCGCATACGATTTCGATCAGCTTGCGGGTTGACCCGAATGATGTGAAGCCGGGCTCTACCCCGGTTTATATACAGGTGCAGGATGTTGATAATCCGGCCTTTTCTGTCAGTGAAAAAACCAGTTTTATAGTGAGGTGA
- the queG gene encoding tRNA epoxyqueuosine(34) reductase QueG — MQVSCSDSDYGKLSEKIKSWGKELGFQAVAISSPQLAQAETRLLEWLAHGHHGEMHYMASHGVKRSRPAELVPGTLTVISARLDYLPPDARDSEEVLASADKAFISRYALGRDYHKTLRNRLQKLADRIQEAIGPFGYRVFTDSAPVMEVELAAQAGLGWRGKHSLLLSRDHGSRFFLGEIYTDLPLPPDPPQSSHCGTCTRCIGACPTQAIIAPYQVDARRCISYLTIELKSSIPLELRALMGNRIYGCDDCQLVCPWNRHAQLSMEKDFMVRHGLDAPGLVALFAWSEAEFRDKTAGSAIHRIGFERWLRNIAVALGNAPTCDAVLQALTNRWDYPSELVREHIAWALAQHGQPCDDWRNSENRLDN; from the coding sequence GTGCAGGTTTCATGTTCTGATTCTGATTACGGCAAACTGAGCGAAAAAATTAAGTCATGGGGCAAGGAACTGGGCTTCCAGGCCGTCGCCATCAGCTCACCACAGCTTGCGCAGGCTGAAACGCGCTTGCTGGAATGGCTGGCGCATGGCCACCACGGCGAGATGCATTATATGGCAAGCCACGGCGTGAAGCGCAGCCGTCCTGCCGAACTGGTGCCCGGCACGCTGACCGTGATCAGCGCACGACTCGATTATTTGCCACCGGACGCCCGCGACAGCGAGGAAGTCCTCGCCAGCGCGGACAAAGCCTTTATTTCACGCTATGCGCTGGGACGTGACTACCACAAGACCCTGCGCAACAGACTTCAAAAGCTGGCTGACCGCATCCAGGAAGCCATCGGGCCGTTCGGCTACCGCGTCTTCACTGACAGCGCCCCGGTGATGGAAGTCGAGCTGGCTGCCCAGGCCGGGCTGGGCTGGCGCGGCAAACACAGCCTGCTGCTGTCGCGCGATCATGGCTCGCGCTTCTTTCTCGGCGAGATTTACACCGACCTGCCCCTGCCTCCCGACCCGCCGCAGTCAAGCCATTGCGGCACCTGCACCCGCTGCATCGGCGCCTGCCCCACCCAGGCGATCATCGCCCCCTACCAGGTGGATGCGCGGCGCTGCATTTCCTACCTCACCATCGAGCTGAAAAGCAGCATCCCCCTGGAACTGCGAGCGCTAATGGGCAACCGCATCTACGGCTGCGATGACTGCCAGCTGGTTTGCCCCTGGAACCGCCATGCACAACTGAGCATGGAGAAGGATTTCATGGTGCGCCATGGACTCGACGCACCCGGCCTGGTCGCGCTTTTTGCATGGAGTGAAGCAGAATTCAGGGATAAAACTGCGGGTAGCGCCATCCACCGCATCGGATTCGAGCGCTGGTTGCGCAATATCGCGGTCGCCCTGGGCAATGCCCCAACCTGCGATGCAGTATTGCAGGCGTTAACCAACCGCTGGGACTATCCATCGGAACTGGTGCGGGAGCATATTGCCTGGGCGCTGGCACAACACGGTCAACCATGCGATGATTGGCGCAATTCAGAAAACCGGCTCGATAACTAA
- the ccoO gene encoding cytochrome-c oxidase, cbb3-type subunit II, which translates to MSATSSHEFLEKNIGLMIVLILLVVSVGGLVEIVPLFFQKSTTQPVAGLKPYSALQLAGRDIYQREGCYNCHSQMIRPFRAETERYGHYSVAGEFVYDHPFQWGSKRTGPDLHRVGGRYSDDWHRTHLDNPRDVVPESNMPAYPWLAKASLDGLDIRPNMKVLRTLGLPYSDEQIAKANDELKGKTEQDALIAYLQNLGTAIKSTR; encoded by the coding sequence ATGAGTGCAACTTCATCGCATGAGTTTCTGGAAAAAAACATCGGCCTGATGATCGTGCTGATCCTGCTGGTGGTGAGCGTGGGTGGACTGGTGGAAATCGTGCCGCTGTTCTTCCAGAAATCCACCACCCAGCCGGTGGCGGGCCTCAAGCCGTATTCCGCGCTGCAACTGGCCGGACGTGACATCTATCAGCGCGAAGGCTGCTACAACTGCCATTCGCAGATGATCCGTCCGTTCCGTGCCGAAACCGAGCGCTATGGTCACTACTCGGTGGCGGGTGAGTTTGTTTACGATCACCCGTTCCAGTGGGGCTCCAAGCGTACCGGCCCGGACCTGCATCGCGTCGGCGGCCGTTATTCCGACGACTGGCACCGTACCCACCTCGACAACCCGCGCGACGTGGTGCCTGAGTCCAATATGCCGGCCTACCCGTGGCTGGCCAAGGCCAGCCTGGATGGGCTTGATATCAGGCCCAACATGAAAGTGCTGCGCACCCTGGGCCTGCCTTATAGCGACGAGCAGATCGCCAAGGCCAATGATGAGCTGAAGGGCAAGACCGAACAGGACGCCCTGATCGCCTATCTGCAGAACCTGGGCACGGCCATCAAGAGCACGAGGTAA
- a CDS encoding DUF3149 domain-containing protein, whose amino-acid sequence MVVMDLLFKTDTGLLSMFTIGFVLVMAVFFIVWFIRKSGDPNA is encoded by the coding sequence ATGGTAGTGATGGATCTGCTGTTCAAAACGGATACCGGCCTGCTTAGCATGTTCACGATTGGCTTTGTGCTGGTGATGGCGGTGTTTTTCATTGTCTGGTTCATCCGGAAATCGGGTGATCCCAACGCCTGA
- a CDS encoding FixH family protein, which produces MMTATTQPNKPWYREPWPWILMAGPIAVVVAGFATAWIAVATDDGLVEDDYYKKGLAINQTIARDQMAQSLQLKAQVMVGSDATQLRVMLQQGDGGALPSTLRLKVLHPTRSDMDHVVILEQGASGYYEGQVKALEPTRWRLVLEDADSRWRLSGKLHFPRENVVALQVNG; this is translated from the coding sequence ATGATGACCGCCACGACTCAACCCAATAAACCCTGGTATCGCGAACCATGGCCCTGGATTTTGATGGCAGGGCCGATAGCTGTGGTGGTGGCCGGCTTTGCGACGGCCTGGATTGCCGTTGCGACTGATGACGGCCTGGTGGAGGACGATTATTACAAGAAAGGACTGGCAATCAATCAGACCATCGCGCGTGACCAGATGGCGCAATCCCTTCAACTCAAGGCGCAGGTAATGGTGGGGAGTGATGCCACACAATTGCGCGTAATGTTGCAGCAGGGTGATGGCGGTGCGCTGCCGTCAACCCTGAGGCTCAAGGTATTGCATCCGACCCGCTCCGACATGGACCATGTGGTGATCCTGGAGCAAGGCGCTTCGGGCTACTACGAAGGGCAGGTGAAAGCCCTGGAGCCGACACGCTGGAGATTGGTTCTGGAAGATGCGGACAGTCGTTGGCGTCTGAGCGGTAAATTGCATTTTCCCAGGGAAAATGTGGTTGCATTGCAAGTCAACGGCTAG
- the ccoP gene encoding cytochrome-c oxidase, cbb3-type subunit III: MMSDFVSDFWSLFVAGITLVSVIGCAVFLKAVSIKRTSGQVDTTGHLWDGDLAEWNNPLPAWWSWLFYITVVFSLVYLVLYPGLGSFKGIWGWSSAGQWEGEMKHAAETYDPIFNKFLKQDLKTVAADPEAKQMGQRLFVTYCSQCHGSDAGGSRGFPSLGDKDWLYGGDPETIKASIMNGRTGIMPPHGPVLGDAGVREVANYVFSLSGKVHDANLAAAGKPKFEQICAACHLPAGTGMQALGAPNLTDKVWLYGGSEKTVIETISKGRNGVMPAWKDFLGEAKVHLLAAYVYGLSEGK; the protein is encoded by the coding sequence ATGATGAGTGATTTTGTAAGCGACTTTTGGAGCCTGTTCGTCGCCGGGATTACCCTGGTCAGCGTGATTGGCTGTGCCGTATTCCTGAAGGCGGTGAGCATCAAGCGCACCTCGGGGCAGGTGGATACGACAGGCCACCTGTGGGACGGCGACCTGGCGGAATGGAACAATCCGCTTCCGGCATGGTGGAGCTGGTTGTTTTATATCACAGTGGTTTTTTCACTGGTCTATCTGGTGCTCTATCCCGGCCTGGGCAGTTTCAAGGGGATCTGGGGCTGGAGCTCGGCGGGGCAGTGGGAAGGCGAGATGAAGCACGCTGCGGAAACCTATGACCCGATCTTCAACAAGTTCCTGAAACAGGATCTGAAGACGGTTGCAGCCGATCCGGAAGCCAAGCAGATGGGGCAGCGCCTGTTCGTCACCTACTGTTCCCAATGCCATGGTTCCGACGCGGGTGGCTCCAGAGGGTTCCCCAGCCTGGGCGACAAGGACTGGCTCTATGGCGGTGATCCGGAAACCATCAAGGCCAGCATCATGAATGGCCGTACCGGCATCATGCCGCCGCATGGGCCAGTGCTGGGCGATGCGGGTGTCAGGGAGGTTGCCAATTACGTGTTCTCCCTGTCAGGGAAAGTACATGATGCCAACCTCGCTGCGGCCGGCAAGCCCAAGTTCGAGCAGATTTGTGCTGCCTGCCATCTGCCTGCGGGTACAGGCATGCAGGCGCTGGGCGCGCCCAACCTGACCGACAAGGTGTGGCTGTACGGCGGTTCCGAGAAAACGGTCATCGAGACCATAAGCAAGGGCCGTAACGGCGTGATGCCGGCATGGAAGGATTTCCTTGGCGAGGCCAAGGTTCACTTGCTGGCTGCCTACGTGTATGGTTTGTCAGAAGGCAAGTAA